From the Helicobacter mustelae genome, the window TTGATTTAAATAAGATTAAATACCAATGGGCCTATGATTTGTGGAAAACCATGCTTGCAAATACTTGGTTCCCCGAGGAAGTGAGCATGAATGAGGACAAACGCGATTACAATAACCTCCTCACAGCGCAGGAAAAACTCGGATATGACAGGGCTTTGGCGCAGCTTATCTTCATGGATAGCTTGCAGACAAATAATCTAATCGATAATGTAAATCCCTACATCACAAGTCCCGAGATTAATCTCATCCTCGTGCGCCAGGCCTATGAGGAGGCCCTGCATTCCCAGAGTTATGCGGTGATGGTGGAGAGTATCTCTGCAAACACTGATGAAATCTATGATATGTGGCGCGTGGATATGCAGCTCAAAAGCAAAAATGACTACATTGCCAATGTCTATATGAAGTTGGCGCAAAATCCCACCGAGCGCAACATTGTTAAGGCAATGTTTGCCAATCAAATTTTGGAGGGGATTTATTTTTATAGTGGTTTTGCATTTTTTTATGCGCTAGCAAGCACGGGCAAGATGTTGGGCTCCTCACAGATGATCCGCTTCATCCAGCGCGATGAAGTCACGCATCTCATTCTTTTTCAAAACATGATCCGCACGCTTAAAAAAGAGCGCCCCGATCTCTTTGACAAGGATTTGGAAGAAGAGATTGTAGAGATGTTTCGTCGTGCTGTGGAGATTGAGGCAGCTTGGGGGGAATATATCACACAGGGGCAGATTTTGGGGCTTACAGGGGAGGTCATCCATCAATATATCCAGTACCTTGCTGATCAGCGCCTTTCCAAAGTAGGGATGCCAAAGCTCTATAATGTCGAGCATCCCATCAAATGGGTGGAGCAGTATGCGAGCTTCAATGAGCAGCGGACGAATTTTTTTGAAGCAAAGGTGACGAATTATGCCAAGGGAAGCTTGATTGATGATTTTTGAAA encodes:
- a CDS encoding ribonucleotide-diphosphate reductase subunit beta, which encodes MKECLVQDVRVDRKKIYNPESIESVNDRKIFGGNPTSMFDLNKIKYQWAYDLWKTMLANTWFPEEVSMNEDKRDYNNLLTAQEKLGYDRALAQLIFMDSLQTNNLIDNVNPYITSPEINLILVRQAYEEALHSQSYAVMVESISANTDEIYDMWRVDMQLKSKNDYIANVYMKLAQNPTERNIVKAMFANQILEGIYFYSGFAFFYALASTGKMLGSSQMIRFIQRDEVTHLILFQNMIRTLKKERPDLFDKDLEEEIVEMFRRAVEIEAAWGEYITQGQILGLTGEVIHQYIQYLADQRLSKVGMPKLYNVEHPIKWVEQYASFNEQRTNFFEAKVTNYAKGSLIDDF